One Myxococcus stipitatus DNA segment encodes these proteins:
- a CDS encoding 3-hydroxyacyl-CoA dehydrogenase/enoyl-CoA hydratase family protein has protein sequence MTTRIRKVAVLGAGVMGSGIAAHLANSGVRALLLDIVPPKAAPGEDTSSKAFRNKFALGALANMRKQKPSPIMSEQVFTAIEVGNFEDDLHRISECDWVIEVVKEDLAVKQALFEKVEKHARKDAIISSNTSGMSIVGMTQGRGEAFKKNFLVTHFFNPVRYMKLLELVAGTQTDPAVMKTIHRFGEEVLGKGIVYGKDTTNFIANRIGVYGMMRTIAAMGPAELTIEEVDKIFGPAMGRPKSAVFRTADIVGLDTFVHVSKNCYDTLTQDEERAVFAIPDFLQKMVEKGMLGDKSGGGFYKKDKSSGGKEILALDLKTLEYRPQGKVRFESLGAAREVEDVKERVAVVLNGTDKAAKFAEQVTLDVLAYTSRRIPEIADDVVNVDRGVRWGFGWDLGPFEVWDAYGVKKGVARMKELGLKPAKWVEDMLAAGRESFYGVEGGKDTYWDIPTKSVKVVPENARTQRVEYLKRGNKKIVGNDSATLWDLGDGATLLEFHTKMNSIDDQIIEMMNTALDETEKNFKGLVIGNDGSNFSAGANIVALVWAAKSGEYEAIRKLVTGFQAVNQRMRYSPVPVVTAPFNLTLGGGSEVTMGGNAIQASAELYMGLVEVGVGLIPGGGGNMQLLRNVYGAYSTDKDFDPLPFLKKVFLSIGTAKVATSAEEAREMGFLSASDGISANRDFLLSDAKARVLGMADSGFRAPRPTRFRLGGPSGYATIDMMLYDMQMNGQVSAHDRKIGQKLARVLTGGDTSTSALVTEEKLLELEAEAFLSLCGEEKTQDRLTHMIEKGKPLRN, from the coding sequence ATGACGACGCGGATCCGCAAGGTAGCTGTGCTGGGCGCCGGAGTGATGGGTAGCGGCATTGCCGCCCATCTGGCCAACTCGGGCGTTCGCGCGCTGCTGCTGGACATCGTTCCGCCGAAGGCCGCTCCGGGCGAAGACACCTCGTCCAAGGCCTTCCGCAACAAGTTCGCGCTCGGCGCGCTGGCGAACATGCGCAAGCAGAAGCCCAGCCCCATCATGTCCGAGCAGGTCTTCACCGCCATCGAGGTGGGCAACTTCGAGGACGACCTGCACCGCATCTCCGAGTGCGACTGGGTCATCGAGGTGGTCAAGGAGGACCTGGCGGTCAAGCAGGCGCTCTTCGAGAAGGTGGAGAAGCACGCGCGCAAGGACGCCATCATCTCGTCCAACACGTCCGGCATGTCCATCGTCGGCATGACGCAGGGCCGCGGCGAGGCGTTCAAGAAGAACTTCCTCGTCACCCACTTCTTCAACCCCGTGCGCTACATGAAGCTCCTGGAGCTGGTGGCCGGCACGCAGACCGACCCGGCGGTGATGAAGACCATCCACCGCTTTGGCGAAGAGGTGCTCGGCAAGGGCATCGTCTACGGCAAGGACACCACCAACTTCATCGCCAACCGCATCGGCGTGTACGGGATGATGCGCACCATCGCGGCCATGGGCCCGGCGGAGCTCACCATCGAGGAGGTGGACAAGATCTTCGGCCCGGCTATGGGCCGTCCCAAGTCCGCCGTGTTCCGCACCGCGGACATCGTGGGCCTGGACACCTTCGTCCACGTGTCGAAGAACTGTTACGACACGCTGACGCAGGACGAGGAGCGCGCCGTCTTCGCCATCCCCGACTTCCTCCAGAAGATGGTGGAGAAGGGCATGCTGGGCGACAAGAGCGGCGGCGGCTTCTACAAGAAGGACAAGAGCAGCGGCGGCAAGGAGATCCTCGCGCTCGACCTGAAGACGCTGGAGTACCGGCCGCAGGGCAAGGTGCGCTTCGAGTCGCTGGGCGCCGCCCGCGAGGTGGAGGACGTCAAGGAGCGCGTGGCCGTCGTGCTGAACGGCACGGACAAGGCCGCGAAGTTCGCCGAGCAGGTGACGCTGGACGTGCTGGCCTACACCAGTCGCCGCATCCCGGAGATCGCCGACGACGTGGTCAACGTGGACCGCGGCGTGCGCTGGGGCTTCGGCTGGGACCTGGGGCCCTTCGAGGTCTGGGACGCGTACGGCGTGAAGAAGGGCGTCGCGCGGATGAAGGAGCTGGGCCTCAAGCCGGCGAAGTGGGTGGAGGACATGCTGGCCGCCGGCCGCGAGTCCTTCTACGGCGTGGAGGGCGGCAAGGACACGTACTGGGACATCCCCACGAAGTCCGTGAAGGTGGTGCCGGAGAACGCCCGCACCCAGCGCGTGGAGTACCTCAAGCGCGGCAACAAGAAGATCGTCGGCAACGACTCCGCCACCCTGTGGGATTTGGGCGATGGCGCGACGCTGCTGGAGTTCCACACGAAGATGAACTCCATCGATGACCAGATCATCGAGATGATGAACACGGCGCTGGACGAGACGGAGAAGAACTTCAAGGGCCTGGTCATCGGCAACGACGGCTCCAACTTCTCCGCGGGCGCCAACATCGTCGCGCTGGTGTGGGCGGCGAAGAGCGGCGAGTACGAGGCCATCCGCAAGCTCGTGACGGGCTTCCAGGCCGTCAACCAGCGCATGCGCTACAGCCCGGTGCCGGTGGTGACGGCGCCCTTCAACCTCACCCTGGGCGGCGGCTCCGAGGTGACGATGGGCGGCAACGCCATCCAGGCGAGCGCCGAGCTGTACATGGGCCTGGTCGAGGTGGGCGTGGGCCTCATCCCCGGCGGCGGCGGCAACATGCAGCTTTTGCGCAACGTCTACGGCGCGTACTCCACGGACAAGGACTTCGACCCGCTGCCCTTCCTCAAGAAGGTGTTCCTGTCCATCGGCACGGCGAAGGTGGCCACCAGCGCCGAGGAGGCCCGCGAGATGGGCTTCCTGTCCGCCTCCGACGGCATCAGCGCCAACCGCGACTTCCTCCTGTCCGACGCCAAGGCGCGCGTGCTGGGCATGGCGGACTCGGGCTTCCGCGCGCCGCGCCCCACGCGCTTCCGCCTGGGCGGCCCCAGCGGCTACGCCACCATCGACATGATGCTGTACGACATGCAGATGAACGGGCAGGTCAGCGCGCACGACCGGAAGATCGGCCAGAAGCTGGCCCGCGTGCTCACCGGCGGCGACACGAGCACCTCCGCGCTCGTCACCGAGGAGAAGCTGCTCGAGCTGGAGGCCGAGGCCTTCCTGAGCCTGTGCGGCGAGGAGAAGACCCAGGACCGCCTGACCCACATGATCGAGAAGGGCAAGCCGCTGCGGAACTGA
- a CDS encoding thiolase family protein, giving the protein MAGRVVIASAVRTPFTRAHKGEFKDTRPDTLAAIAIKEAVAQVPGLKPSDVEDVVLGCAMPEAEQGMNVARQATLLAGLPVDVPAMTINRFCSSGTQAIAQIAAAIQAGQIQIGIGGGTESMTMVPMGGNKVSANPEIMANHPEIYTSMGVTAENIASRHNVSREDSDKFAAESQRRAATAREQGKFKEEIVPVTTTVYDDNGVAQTVTVSVDTILRPETTFEGLNKLKPAFNAKGVVTAGNASPLTDGAAAAVVMSEEKAKELGVKPLGYFLDFAVAGVPPEVMGIGPVPAVRKLLAKNKLEVKDIDVFELNEAFAPQALYCIRELGIPMDKVNPNGGAIALGHPLGVSGARLVATILRELKRRNGRYGVVTMCIGGGMGAAALIELAK; this is encoded by the coding sequence ATGGCTGGTCGAGTCGTGATTGCCAGCGCGGTCCGCACGCCGTTCACCCGCGCGCACAAGGGAGAGTTCAAGGACACGCGGCCGGATACCCTGGCCGCCATCGCCATCAAGGAGGCCGTCGCCCAGGTCCCCGGCCTGAAGCCGTCGGACGTGGAGGACGTCGTCCTGGGCTGTGCCATGCCGGAGGCCGAGCAGGGCATGAACGTGGCCCGTCAGGCCACGCTGCTGGCGGGGCTGCCGGTGGACGTCCCCGCGATGACCATCAACCGCTTCTGTTCCTCCGGGACGCAGGCCATCGCGCAGATCGCGGCGGCCATCCAGGCGGGGCAGATTCAAATCGGCATCGGCGGCGGCACCGAGTCGATGACGATGGTCCCCATGGGCGGCAACAAGGTGAGCGCCAACCCGGAGATCATGGCGAACCACCCGGAGATCTACACGTCCATGGGCGTGACGGCGGAGAACATCGCCTCCCGTCACAACGTGTCGCGTGAGGACTCCGACAAGTTCGCGGCGGAGAGCCAGCGCCGCGCCGCCACCGCGCGCGAGCAGGGCAAGTTCAAGGAGGAGATCGTCCCCGTCACCACCACCGTCTACGACGACAACGGCGTGGCGCAGACGGTGACGGTGTCCGTGGACACCATCCTCCGCCCGGAGACGACGTTCGAGGGCCTGAACAAGCTCAAGCCGGCCTTCAACGCCAAGGGCGTGGTGACGGCGGGCAACGCGTCGCCGCTGACGGACGGCGCGGCGGCCGCGGTGGTGATGAGCGAGGAGAAGGCGAAGGAGCTGGGCGTCAAGCCGCTGGGCTACTTCCTGGACTTCGCCGTCGCGGGCGTGCCTCCGGAGGTCATGGGCATCGGCCCCGTGCCCGCGGTGCGCAAGCTGCTGGCCAAGAACAAGCTCGAGGTGAAGGACATCGACGTCTTCGAGCTCAACGAGGCCTTCGCTCCGCAGGCGCTGTACTGCATCCGCGAGCTGGGCATCCCCATGGACAAGGTGAACCCCAACGGCGGCGCCATCGCCCTGGGCCACCCGCTGGGCGTGTCCGGCGCGCGCCTGGTCGCCACCATCCTGCGCGAGCTGAAGCGCCGCAACGGCCGCTACGGCGTCGTCACCATGTGCATCGGTGGCGGCATGGGCGCCGCGGCGCTCATCGAGCTGGCGAAGTAG
- a CDS encoding MutS-related protein, whose translation MSSNTASPNPHHTYTERRAAAQAELTALDRVSARYANLRTVAFVAAIAFAGFVLAGRMSRDGWWGTLGALVVYGVLAVLHHQVFRREERQRLYVLLNDRGLARLGPGWHDFTERGERFASPSHLYTPDLDVFGQGSLFQLLNETATRAGEERLAAWLSAPASVAEVESRQGAARELAPRVDFRQDLCVDARTVAREKADPSLFIQWAEAGPSLTAIRWSLPLALILPPITLTLFILGQVGVLRGAWVWLGLGAQLLVVVLTRRTLKAMDDAVERGEQGFVRYAPIFERVEGQRFEHPLLRQLQSGLQQHGEPAVSAHFKRFSRLYSLIEFKRHQFHPLVHWVTLWDIHALFALERWRARYGMKVRHWFSALAELEALSCVAGLAHDRPTFAWPVLEARGPRMEAEQLGHPLLDAPVPNDVALPGPAHALLITGSNMSGKTTLMRAMGANVVLALAGAPVCARAFRLSPLHVLTSMRVKDSLERGVSYFYAEVQRIKAVLDAARAAEGQALFLLDEILLGTNTRERQLASREVLRLLLATGACGAVTTHDLSLTALAEEPGAHVRNVHFRDHLEEGKMVFDYKLREGVVDTTNALRVLRLAGVPVDDPEAPAR comes from the coding sequence GTGTCCTCGAACACCGCGAGCCCGAATCCCCATCACACGTACACCGAGCGCCGCGCCGCCGCCCAGGCGGAGCTGACCGCGTTGGACCGCGTCAGCGCCCGCTACGCCAACCTGCGCACCGTGGCGTTCGTGGCGGCGATCGCCTTCGCCGGCTTCGTCCTCGCCGGGCGCATGTCCCGGGACGGGTGGTGGGGGACCTTGGGGGCGCTCGTCGTCTACGGCGTGCTCGCCGTCCTGCACCACCAGGTGTTCCGGCGCGAGGAGCGGCAGCGGCTCTACGTGCTCCTCAACGACCGGGGTCTCGCCCGCCTGGGGCCGGGCTGGCACGACTTCACCGAACGCGGGGAGCGCTTCGCCTCGCCCAGCCACCTCTACACCCCGGACCTGGACGTCTTCGGCCAGGGCAGCCTCTTCCAGCTCCTCAACGAGACCGCCACCCGCGCCGGCGAGGAGCGGCTGGCCGCGTGGCTGTCGGCGCCCGCCTCCGTGGCGGAGGTGGAGTCACGCCAGGGCGCCGCGCGCGAGCTGGCCCCGCGCGTGGACTTCCGCCAGGACCTGTGCGTCGACGCGCGCACGGTGGCCCGGGAGAAGGCCGACCCGAGCCTCTTCATCCAATGGGCGGAGGCCGGCCCGTCGCTGACGGCGATCCGCTGGTCGCTGCCACTCGCCCTCATCCTGCCCCCCATCACCCTGACGCTGTTCATCCTGGGACAGGTGGGGGTGCTGCGCGGCGCCTGGGTCTGGCTGGGCCTGGGCGCGCAGCTGCTGGTGGTCGTGCTCACGCGCCGCACCCTCAAGGCCATGGACGACGCCGTCGAGCGGGGCGAGCAGGGCTTCGTCCGCTACGCCCCCATCTTCGAGCGCGTGGAGGGCCAGCGCTTCGAGCATCCCCTGCTGCGTCAGCTCCAGTCCGGGCTCCAGCAACACGGCGAGCCGGCGGTGTCCGCGCACTTCAAGCGCTTCAGCCGGCTGTACTCGCTCATCGAGTTCAAGCGGCACCAGTTCCATCCCCTGGTGCACTGGGTGACGCTCTGGGACATCCACGCGCTGTTCGCGCTGGAGCGCTGGCGCGCGCGGTACGGCATGAAGGTGCGGCACTGGTTCTCCGCCCTGGCGGAGCTGGAGGCCCTGTCCTGCGTGGCCGGACTGGCGCACGACCGTCCGACGTTCGCCTGGCCCGTGCTGGAGGCCCGGGGGCCGCGCATGGAGGCGGAGCAGCTGGGCCATCCCCTGCTGGACGCGCCCGTCCCCAACGACGTGGCGCTGCCCGGTCCCGCGCACGCGCTGCTCATCACCGGCTCCAACATGAGCGGCAAGACGACGCTGATGCGGGCCATGGGCGCCAACGTGGTGCTGGCCCTGGCGGGCGCGCCCGTGTGCGCGCGCGCCTTCCGCCTCTCGCCGCTCCACGTGCTCACCAGCATGCGCGTGAAGGACTCGCTGGAGCGCGGCGTGTCGTACTTCTACGCGGAGGTCCAGCGCATCAAGGCCGTGCTGGACGCGGCGCGCGCCGCGGAGGGGCAGGCGCTGTTCCTGCTCGACGAAATCCTCCTGGGCACCAACACGCGCGAGCGGCAGCTGGCATCGCGCGAGGTGCTGCGCCTCCTGCTGGCCACCGGCGCCTGTGGCGCGGTGACGACGCATGACCTGTCGCTGACCGCGCTCGCGGAGGAGCCCGGCGCGCACGTGCGCAACGTCCACTTCCGGGACCACCTCGAGGAAGGGAAGATGGTCTTCGACTACAAGCTGCGCGAGGGCGTGGTGGACACCACCAACGCGCTGCGCGTGCTGCGGCTCGCGGGCGTCCCCGTGGACGACCCCGAGGCGCCAGCCCGCTGA